From a single Arachnia propionica genomic region:
- a CDS encoding primosomal protein N', producing the protein MSATLFEVPTAEQVAKVAVDVPLAHLDRLFDYRIPGKLLEDARPGVRVSVPFAGQVVDGWLVSIGVPETSGKLADLRSVISPEQILTPRLFDLIRAVADHYAGTWWDVARLAIPPRHSKIEKQEQRAWPVPRPGGAAEILPGFPGGSELLTALSEGGAPRAFWQVPCVAGPQGDLTGGVLEAVSATLASGRGALVLFPTIRGMEAGVARLERLLGQGCVARLSWELSRGLRYENYLACSRGRARVVVGTQSAVFAPLSDPGLIVVIDDGNEGHCFERFPRPHVRSVAMIRAVQEGCALLLASHARSCEAQGLIERQWLRELSLPPREMRRIGPALRSVPGTQESNPGGIRMRLPRQAFEHLRIRLASGPVLVSVARAGHSTGLRCQRCRGRVTCPRCGGPLVRLARERLLCRLCGHTPVRFECTRCHATGLRAPIAGSERTAEELGKAFPGVRVMNSSAERIRSGVSEEPAIVVATPGGEPMAPGGYAGALILDAELALSRADLRVSEETLRRWCQVACLVRPAVDGGGLLIVGPPEESAVQALLRADPGGFAARELADRAAAGLPPAVKAVQVGGDPEAVAAFLDNDPFTGAEVLGPTLVREEPDPEAMSLLRCPLEKGRELVSAVKHAAAIRSARKEGGRLFLQVDPMTLT; encoded by the coding sequence GTGTCGGCCACGCTGTTCGAGGTTCCGACCGCCGAACAGGTCGCCAAGGTGGCGGTCGACGTCCCGCTCGCGCATCTGGATCGCCTCTTCGACTACCGCATTCCCGGGAAACTCCTTGAGGATGCCCGCCCAGGGGTTCGAGTCAGCGTGCCCTTCGCCGGGCAGGTGGTGGATGGGTGGCTGGTATCCATCGGCGTCCCGGAAACCAGCGGGAAACTCGCCGATCTGCGTTCGGTTATCTCCCCAGAACAGATCTTGACTCCGAGGCTTTTTGACTTGATTCGGGCGGTCGCTGACCATTACGCGGGAACCTGGTGGGATGTTGCACGCCTGGCGATCCCGCCCCGCCACTCGAAAATCGAGAAGCAGGAACAACGTGCCTGGCCGGTCCCCAGGCCCGGAGGAGCAGCAGAAATCCTGCCGGGTTTCCCGGGAGGTTCCGAACTGCTTACGGCACTGTCGGAAGGTGGCGCTCCGCGTGCCTTCTGGCAGGTTCCGTGCGTCGCCGGCCCGCAGGGGGATCTCACCGGAGGGGTGCTGGAGGCTGTTTCGGCAACCCTGGCCTCGGGACGCGGGGCACTGGTCCTATTCCCAACGATTCGGGGCATGGAGGCCGGCGTCGCCCGGCTGGAGCGGCTCCTGGGACAGGGGTGTGTGGCGCGGCTCAGCTGGGAACTCAGCAGAGGGCTGCGTTACGAGAACTACCTGGCGTGTTCGCGCGGCCGGGCCAGGGTCGTGGTGGGAACCCAGTCGGCGGTTTTCGCCCCCCTGTCGGACCCGGGCTTGATAGTGGTGATTGACGATGGCAACGAGGGGCACTGTTTTGAACGGTTCCCCCGTCCGCACGTGCGTTCGGTAGCGATGATTCGGGCCGTTCAGGAAGGCTGTGCACTGCTGCTCGCCTCACATGCCCGCTCCTGCGAGGCACAGGGGCTGATCGAGCGTCAATGGCTCCGAGAACTGTCCCTGCCGCCACGGGAGATGCGCCGCATTGGCCCGGCTCTCCGGTCGGTGCCCGGGACCCAGGAAAGCAATCCTGGTGGGATCCGGATGCGGCTTCCTCGCCAGGCCTTCGAACACCTGCGGATCCGGTTGGCCTCCGGGCCGGTGTTGGTCTCCGTGGCTCGGGCCGGGCATTCCACGGGGCTTCGCTGTCAGCGTTGCCGTGGGAGGGTGACCTGCCCCAGGTGTGGTGGTCCACTGGTCCGACTGGCGCGAGAGCGGCTGCTCTGCCGCCTGTGCGGGCACACTCCGGTCAGGTTCGAGTGCACCCGATGCCATGCCACCGGGTTGCGTGCCCCGATCGCGGGGTCGGAACGCACGGCGGAAGAACTGGGGAAGGCTTTCCCCGGGGTGCGGGTGATGAACTCCTCAGCGGAGCGGATCCGCTCTGGGGTATCGGAGGAACCAGCGATCGTTGTCGCGACCCCTGGGGGGGAGCCCATGGCACCAGGCGGCTATGCGGGCGCCCTGATCCTCGATGCGGAGCTGGCCCTGTCGCGTGCGGATCTGCGCGTCAGCGAGGAGACTCTGCGCCGCTGGTGCCAGGTGGCTTGTCTCGTGCGACCCGCGGTTGACGGGGGAGGACTTCTCATCGTCGGGCCACCGGAGGAATCTGCGGTCCAGGCGCTGCTCCGGGCCGACCCCGGGGGATTCGCCGCCCGGGAACTTGCCGATCGCGCCGCCGCCGGCCTGCCCCCTGCCGTTAAGGCGGTTCAGGTTGGTGGCGATCCGGAGGCGGTGGCGGCCTTCTTGGACAACGATCCGTTCACCGGTGCCGAGGTTTTGGGACCCACACTGGTGCGGGAGGAACCCGACCCGGAGGCCATGTCCTTGCTGCGCTGTCCTTTGGAGAAGGGCCGTGAACTTGTGAGCGCGGTAAAACATGCGGCCGCCATCCGGTCGGCCCGCAAGGAGGGCGGCCGGTTGTTCCTGCAGGTCGATCCGATGACCCTCACGTGA
- a CDS encoding RsmB/NOP family class I SAM-dependent RNA methyltransferase — protein sequence MSPRRVAFDVLRQVSGEGAYANLALAKNLARADLETRDAAFVTELVAGTCRLRGTYDAIIESASGRGLKTMQPAVVDLLRLLAHQALNMAVPARAAVDTTVKLARETVGQRVTGLINAVGRRITAHALREWVELLSAGLDENGRLAVATHHPRWIVAAYEKVLPENELAQALEANNLAPKPTLVVRPGLAQVEELAPAVATMYSPFGAVLDGVPGDLTAVREGRAGVQDEGSQLVCLALDRVNTPDGPWLDLCAGPGGKSALLAGLARRRGEYLVANEVAVHRAELVEKALAVYPPGTVNVICSDGRDSEPVRARRPFSRIMVDAPCSGLGALRRRPEARWRRTPDDVAELVLLQRALLETAIGLLVPGGVVAYVTCSPHADETTGVVEAVMADCPDLKLLDASSLLPEVPNTTRRGCVQLWPHRHGTDAMFLALLRGMS from the coding sequence ATGTCTCCCCGGAGGGTCGCGTTCGACGTGCTGAGGCAGGTGAGCGGTGAAGGCGCCTACGCGAATCTGGCGCTTGCCAAAAACTTGGCTCGGGCGGACCTGGAGACCAGGGATGCAGCCTTCGTCACGGAACTCGTGGCCGGTACCTGCCGCCTGCGGGGAACCTATGACGCGATCATCGAATCCGCCTCGGGACGAGGTTTGAAAACCATGCAACCCGCAGTGGTGGACCTGCTGCGGCTGCTCGCGCATCAGGCGCTGAACATGGCCGTGCCCGCGCGGGCTGCCGTCGACACCACAGTGAAACTGGCCCGTGAGACCGTCGGGCAGCGGGTCACCGGCCTGATCAATGCTGTCGGGCGTCGGATCACCGCCCATGCCCTCCGGGAATGGGTGGAGCTGCTGAGCGCGGGCCTTGATGAGAACGGCAGGCTGGCGGTGGCTACCCATCATCCCCGCTGGATTGTGGCGGCCTACGAGAAAGTGCTTCCAGAAAACGAGCTCGCCCAGGCTCTGGAGGCCAACAACCTTGCGCCGAAACCGACCCTTGTGGTGCGTCCCGGACTCGCACAGGTGGAAGAACTCGCTCCCGCCGTTGCCACCATGTACTCGCCGTTTGGGGCGGTTCTCGACGGGGTTCCGGGTGATCTGACGGCGGTCAGGGAGGGCCGGGCCGGCGTGCAGGACGAGGGATCACAACTGGTGTGTCTGGCCCTGGACCGAGTGAATACCCCAGATGGACCGTGGCTGGATCTGTGCGCCGGGCCCGGTGGGAAGTCCGCTCTCCTGGCTGGACTGGCCAGGCGACGGGGGGAGTACCTCGTCGCCAACGAAGTAGCGGTACATCGCGCAGAACTCGTTGAAAAGGCCTTGGCGGTCTACCCGCCTGGAACAGTGAACGTCATCTGCTCTGACGGGCGTGACTCGGAACCGGTCAGGGCGCGTCGCCCCTTCTCGAGGATCATGGTGGACGCTCCTTGTAGCGGCCTGGGAGCGTTGCGGCGCCGCCCCGAGGCCCGGTGGCGCCGGACACCGGACGACGTGGCGGAACTTGTCTTGTTGCAACGCGCTCTATTGGAAACAGCCATCGGTCTACTCGTTCCCGGGGGAGTGGTCGCCTACGTAACCTGCTCACCCCACGCGGACGAGACCACCGGCGTTGTCGAGGCGGTTATGGCAGATTGTCCGGACCTGAAGCTCCTGGATGCATCGTCCTTGCTGCCTGAGGTGCCCAATACCACTCGACGTGGGTGCGTGCAGCTGTGGCCCCACCGCCACGGAACCGATGCCATGTTCTTGGCGCTGCTACGGGGCATGTCCTGA
- the fmt gene encoding methionyl-tRNA formyltransferase — protein sequence MKLVFAGTPGIAVPSLEALVGSRHEVVAVVTRPDATAGRGRRLTSSPVAIRAAELGLEVLKPGHPRDPEFRSRLRELNPDVCAVVAYGALLPTSVLEIPTHGWINLHFSLLPRWRGAAPVQRAVMAGDSEIGTSCFRIVRELDAGDVYRIAARPMPDATAGELLELLAISGAAQLVETIDAIEAGETPVPQETDGVTRAAKITVEEARADFTRPAIEVRNHILGCSPEPGAWCELNGKRLKLYRARITDAQFTPAPGELYVTKRQVFVGAGDGALELLEVQAPGKRRMAAIDWARAGAASGRLA from the coding sequence ATGAAACTGGTGTTCGCGGGCACCCCTGGAATTGCCGTGCCAAGTCTCGAGGCCCTGGTGGGTTCGAGACACGAGGTGGTGGCGGTGGTCACCCGGCCGGACGCTACGGCGGGCCGGGGACGCCGGCTCACTTCGTCGCCGGTGGCGATCCGGGCGGCGGAACTGGGGCTCGAGGTCCTCAAACCCGGCCATCCCCGGGACCCGGAGTTCCGGTCCCGGCTGAGGGAGTTGAACCCGGATGTGTGTGCGGTGGTCGCATACGGTGCCCTGCTGCCCACCTCGGTCCTCGAGATCCCGACTCACGGCTGGATCAACCTGCATTTCTCCCTGCTGCCCAGATGGCGTGGAGCGGCCCCGGTGCAGCGGGCCGTGATGGCGGGTGATTCTGAAATCGGGACTTCCTGTTTCCGTATTGTCCGGGAACTCGACGCGGGGGATGTCTACCGGATCGCTGCTCGCCCCATGCCGGACGCCACCGCGGGAGAGCTTCTCGAGCTGCTCGCGATCTCAGGGGCGGCCCAACTGGTCGAGACCATCGACGCCATTGAGGCGGGCGAAACCCCTGTGCCCCAGGAAACCGACGGGGTGACCCGGGCCGCAAAGATCACGGTGGAGGAGGCGCGCGCGGATTTCACCCGACCGGCGATCGAGGTCCGCAATCACATTCTCGGTTGTTCCCCGGAGCCGGGCGCCTGGTGCGAACTGAACGGAAAACGACTCAAGCTGTACCGGGCGCGAATCACCGATGCCCAGTTCACTCCGGCACCCGGAGAACTGTATGTGACCAAACGCCAGGTTTTTGTCGGGGCGGGTGACGGTGCTCTCGAGCTGCTGGAAGTCCAGGCCCCGGGCAAACGGCGAATGGCGGCCATTGACTGGGCTCGTGCCGGTGCCGCGTCAGGGAGACTCGCGTGA
- a CDS encoding PAC2 family protein, which produces MQHPRPEDLKDPAVVIAFSGWNDAANAASDALLHLMEHYPSSELETIDDERYFDFQVTRPILRRSPDGPWIQWPHISLQQVRLPERDLIIVVGPEPNQLWRTFSRELVQRLKRYNPSMVLLLGAMLSDTPHSRPLPVAMYTYDSQLRGSLAIEELTYEGPTGITGVVNQMLIAEGFPSASMWVSIPHYVATPPNPKGQHALLSRMEQVLGTSLGAGDLLSEAGKWAQAVDELSAEDPDVAEYIEQLEEARDASDVEGATGDSIAAEFERYLRNRGGDPG; this is translated from the coding sequence ATGCAGCACCCCCGGCCCGAGGACCTCAAAGACCCGGCCGTCGTGATCGCCTTCAGCGGCTGGAACGACGCGGCCAACGCGGCCAGCGACGCGTTACTACACCTAATGGAGCACTACCCGTCGTCCGAGCTTGAGACCATTGATGACGAACGCTATTTCGACTTCCAGGTGACCCGCCCGATCCTGCGCCGCTCCCCCGATGGCCCCTGGATCCAGTGGCCCCACATCAGCCTTCAGCAGGTGCGTCTTCCAGAGCGGGATCTGATCATCGTGGTCGGCCCTGAGCCCAACCAACTGTGGCGAACCTTCTCCCGCGAATTGGTCCAGCGACTGAAACGTTACAACCCTTCGATGGTGCTGCTGCTGGGAGCGATGCTCAGCGACACCCCGCACTCACGACCCCTCCCCGTTGCCATGTACACCTACGACTCACAGCTGCGGGGCAGCCTGGCCATCGAGGAACTCACCTACGAGGGCCCGACCGGGATCACGGGGGTGGTCAACCAGATGCTGATCGCCGAAGGATTCCCCAGCGCATCCATGTGGGTCTCCATTCCCCACTACGTCGCCACTCCCCCGAACCCGAAAGGCCAACACGCCCTGCTCAGCCGCATGGAACAGGTTCTGGGCACCAGTCTTGGAGCCGGTGACCTGCTCAGTGAGGCTGGTAAGTGGGCGCAGGCCGTTGACGAACTGAGCGCGGAGGATCCTGACGTGGCCGAGTACATCGAGCAACTGGAGGAGGCACGCGACGCCTCCGATGTAGAGGGTGCCACCGGAGATTCCATTGCTGCGGAGTTCGAACGCTATCTCCGCAACCGGGGTGGTGACCCGGGCTGA
- a CDS encoding CshA/CshB family fibrillar adhesin-related protein codes for MKLLKRIVFGMLASLIATASGIVLAPQPAQADYATGGRGYFVKSVVWAEWGNKGDIIPASGITKTQYMQIGSTKLALECTLSQPDSGNGYGYDRSTTLDVWTAGSWRKDGLDDLYNRGGTGTSNQMTNAIHTKYSKTTVSFKVSCSAIVSGPGFPAGGQRVPVDGMVVADAESSDPNPDEYIKVETGSNAQWRVLDRFRDTGCTSTTLAQQSTSGGSRSMTLLPGGVTCSNTGPTVAMVASNVSEATITMFGQGQAAAAVGAVINLDYGDAPISYGAAAAQYLTGWNNSSLPDGTTDAFSTRLAWPPRNPDVMLGRRIDPEPVNPVNGDGTQDDKNPASPNDEDAISGTPLYHVMRGGGTATQEIACTGRGHNRGWVDWNRNGVFDEAEASDTVQCTGGSATLTWSIPGDAVTGNSYLRLRAAATADSLTSPTGLTFTGEVEDHKVEISTYDLEISKTSDALAGKKFAGDEVTYTVTAKNPSRTPFTNTSPAYVFDNLSGVVDDATVITNSLQATVGNSRRGDVVFDSSTSRITWQGTLAPEEALSLTYRVRLKVGGDRDLRNVAWGQAGVATPATNVTCENRTAGGRDGVTNHPCAAERYQLMSLLKTFQNSYDPAPNAADWTLTATGNFGGESGDTERIVPGNTAVTNANTFVVPVGESFQFKERAAPEVMKGYELLNSGVTAVGGSQVELVNKDKPASATWTKTDSETGELIGESEWILKGPTAPGGSVITDCIAADRSLCTGLDKDPGAGSFLLEEMKWGEHTLTEVTPPPGYVLSDLPEQIVRLSSTDTGSEPFAIGTISNDRLPGSISWRKTEAGTMSPLAGSVWRLTNASGKTIADIKDCVAPGSCSGPDRDPAPGAFRVERLSWGAWTLTETSAPLGYLLTTREETLQIGSQALHQTVEDPFENTRAPVPVLPLTGGTPSDIYHYSGGGLLLVAAVMAFLRNRHRKERR; via the coding sequence ATGAAATTGCTGAAACGCATCGTGTTCGGCATGCTCGCCAGCCTTATCGCGACCGCAAGCGGCATTGTTCTGGCCCCGCAACCGGCGCAGGCCGATTACGCCACCGGCGGCCGGGGTTACTTCGTCAAGTCCGTGGTCTGGGCCGAGTGGGGAAACAAGGGTGACATCATCCCTGCCTCGGGGATCACGAAAACCCAGTACATGCAGATCGGCAGCACGAAGCTCGCTCTCGAATGCACTCTGTCACAGCCGGATTCTGGCAATGGCTACGGATATGATCGAAGCACCACGCTGGATGTCTGGACCGCGGGAAGCTGGCGGAAGGACGGTTTGGACGATCTCTACAACCGTGGTGGCACGGGCACCAGCAACCAAATGACCAACGCCATTCACACCAAATACAGCAAGACCACGGTCAGTTTTAAGGTTTCCTGCTCGGCCATTGTTTCCGGTCCGGGTTTTCCCGCGGGAGGGCAGCGTGTTCCGGTGGATGGAATGGTCGTGGCCGATGCCGAGTCCAGCGATCCAAATCCCGACGAATACATCAAGGTGGAAACCGGCAGCAATGCCCAGTGGCGGGTTCTGGATCGGTTTCGTGACACCGGTTGCACATCGACGACGCTGGCCCAACAGAGCACATCAGGAGGATCACGATCCATGACGTTGCTCCCGGGCGGCGTGACCTGTTCCAACACCGGCCCCACCGTCGCCATGGTCGCCAGCAATGTCTCAGAAGCAACCATCACAATGTTCGGCCAGGGACAAGCCGCAGCAGCTGTGGGTGCCGTCATCAACCTGGACTACGGCGATGCCCCCATCAGCTACGGAGCCGCAGCCGCGCAATACCTGACGGGCTGGAATAATTCGTCACTGCCCGACGGCACCACCGATGCCTTCAGCACCAGGCTGGCGTGGCCACCCAGGAACCCCGACGTGATGCTGGGCAGACGTATTGACCCCGAACCAGTCAACCCTGTGAACGGTGACGGCACCCAGGACGACAAGAACCCTGCCAGTCCGAATGACGAGGACGCGATATCGGGAACACCGCTTTACCACGTGATGCGGGGCGGGGGAACCGCCACCCAGGAGATCGCCTGCACGGGCCGAGGCCACAACCGCGGCTGGGTGGACTGGAATCGCAACGGGGTCTTCGACGAGGCAGAGGCATCCGACACGGTGCAGTGCACCGGGGGCAGCGCCACCCTCACCTGGTCAATCCCGGGGGATGCGGTTACCGGGAACAGCTACCTGCGGCTGCGTGCCGCAGCCACAGCTGATTCCCTGACGAGTCCCACGGGTTTGACCTTCACCGGGGAGGTCGAGGACCACAAGGTGGAGATCAGCACCTACGATCTCGAGATCTCCAAAACCTCCGATGCCCTGGCCGGGAAAAAATTCGCGGGCGACGAGGTGACCTACACCGTCACCGCGAAGAACCCGAGCAGAACCCCTTTCACCAACACCAGTCCGGCCTACGTCTTCGACAACCTAAGCGGGGTGGTTGACGACGCCACAGTGATCACGAATTCCCTGCAGGCAACCGTCGGGAACAGCAGACGCGGTGACGTGGTCTTCGACTCGAGCACGAGCAGGATCACCTGGCAGGGCACGTTGGCCCCCGAAGAGGCCCTTTCCCTGACCTATCGGGTGCGCCTCAAGGTCGGGGGAGACCGTGACCTGCGCAACGTCGCCTGGGGACAGGCGGGTGTCGCCACCCCGGCGACGAATGTGACCTGCGAGAACCGTACAGCCGGGGGACGTGACGGAGTGACGAACCACCCCTGTGCCGCCGAGCGGTACCAGTTGATGTCGCTGCTGAAGACTTTCCAGAACAGCTACGACCCGGCCCCGAATGCCGCGGATTGGACACTGACTGCTACCGGAAACTTCGGTGGCGAATCCGGTGACACCGAACGTATCGTCCCGGGGAACACCGCCGTCACCAACGCGAACACCTTCGTGGTGCCGGTAGGGGAGTCTTTCCAGTTCAAGGAAAGGGCTGCTCCGGAGGTCATGAAGGGCTACGAACTCCTGAATTCCGGAGTGACTGCGGTGGGTGGGAGCCAGGTGGAACTCGTGAATAAGGACAAACCTGCATCCGCCACATGGACCAAGACTGACAGCGAGACCGGCGAGCTGATAGGGGAATCCGAGTGGATACTGAAAGGTCCCACTGCCCCCGGTGGATCGGTGATCACAGACTGCATCGCCGCAGATCGCAGCCTGTGCACGGGACTGGACAAGGATCCCGGGGCCGGTTCCTTCCTACTAGAGGAAATGAAATGGGGAGAACACACACTGACCGAGGTCACACCACCGCCCGGGTACGTGCTGTCAGATCTTCCTGAACAGATCGTCCGACTCAGCAGCACCGACACCGGCTCCGAACCTTTTGCGATCGGCACGATCTCCAACGATCGCCTGCCGGGATCCATTTCCTGGCGGAAGACGGAAGCGGGAACGATGAGCCCGCTTGCCGGTTCCGTCTGGCGACTGACGAATGCCTCGGGAAAGACCATCGCTGACATCAAGGACTGCGTTGCTCCGGGCAGCTGCTCGGGACCCGACCGGGATCCTGCACCTGGGGCGTTCCGGGTTGAGAGGTTGTCGTGGGGTGCCTGGACACTCACGGAGACCAGCGCGCCACTGGGTTACCTGTTGACCACACGGGAGGAAACCCTCCAGATCGGCTCACAGGCTTTGCATCAGACGGTGGAGGACCCATTCGAGAACACCCGTGCCCCGGTTCCAGTGTTGCCGCTGACCGGAGGAACACCGAGCGACATCTACCACTACTCGGGGGGTGGCCTGCTGCTCGTCGCGGCAGTGATGGCGTTCCTCAGAAATCGCCACCGAAAAGAACGTCGGTGA
- the rpe gene encoding ribulose-phosphate 3-epimerase, producing MRITPSILNADFAHLSHEIERISGADGVHVDVMDNHFVPNLTIGLPVVECLRKVTDQFLDIHLMIEDPDRWAPAYAEAGAESVTFHIEAAHAPIRLARELRARGARASMALKPATPIEPYAEMLDELDMVLLMTVEPGFGGQKFLDLVLPKIRRTRELMGDRPLWLQVDGGVSVETIGRCAEAGADTFVAGSAVYNAPDPDAMVRTLRELAGAACRC from the coding sequence ATGCGCATCACCCCGAGCATCTTGAACGCTGACTTCGCACATCTCTCCCACGAGATCGAACGGATATCTGGGGCGGATGGGGTGCACGTGGATGTCATGGACAACCATTTCGTGCCGAACCTAACGATCGGGCTTCCCGTGGTCGAGTGTCTGCGCAAAGTGACTGATCAATTCCTGGACATTCACCTGATGATCGAGGATCCGGACCGCTGGGCCCCGGCCTACGCCGAGGCAGGGGCGGAGTCGGTGACCTTTCACATCGAGGCGGCCCACGCCCCGATCCGGTTGGCTCGGGAGCTGCGCGCCCGGGGGGCGAGGGCGTCAATGGCTCTCAAACCCGCCACCCCGATCGAGCCCTATGCCGAGATGCTCGACGAACTGGACATGGTGCTCCTCATGACCGTCGAACCCGGTTTTGGTGGGCAGAAATTCCTCGACCTCGTGCTGCCGAAAATCCGTCGAACCAGGGAACTGATGGGGGATCGCCCGCTCTGGTTGCAGGTCGACGGCGGGGTCTCGGTGGAAACGATCGGACGCTGTGCCGAGGCGGGCGCTGACACCTTTGTGGCTGGCTCCGCGGTCTACAACGCCCCTGACCCAGACGCCATGGTGCGGACATTGCGCGAGCTGGCCGGTGCCGCGTGCCGCTGCTGA
- a CDS encoding SpaH/EbpB family LPXTG-anchored major pilin: MTTRKKPGRRLLSLAAALTVGLLGLTAPAHADSADINPAQKATLTLHKCVQPENAGAPANGKEQAGTGCNPIDGVKFTLYKVDGIDLTTPGGWEATKGLTAPESGTTVGSHTSTEISEMTTSSGGLARWQNLDLGLYLVVETDTGSPDTKVVLGSKPFLVTLPYHTDDNQWNYDVHVYPKNSVAGIEKTVDASVEQAGYNGNDVKWTITTDIPRSGQGTEITSYVITDTLPAGLTLDNDKTDLRLNDGTVFANNVDYSCTGNLTCTFTSDGIAKLKANGGKKVVLTLVTDVTDVAQATNGVFTNKAKMTINGIDSTEKSATTTWGQLAVYKYDGSNEGFLSGAKFKLCKTEACPNQDVLLAGLTTGPDGKVLFPVVRPDTYYLVEEEAPAGYVKVGAQQVIVEAGVTEAPAQPTYPGKNYKPVANVKQTVPQLPLTGGIGQVALAAGGIGLLVIGGAVMILSRTAVKRKQS, from the coding sequence ATGACCACTCGGAAGAAACCCGGCAGGCGACTGTTGTCGCTGGCCGCGGCTCTGACCGTCGGCCTGCTGGGGCTCACCGCTCCGGCGCACGCTGACAGCGCCGACATCAATCCGGCACAGAAGGCAACTCTGACGCTGCACAAGTGTGTCCAGCCCGAGAACGCGGGGGCGCCGGCGAACGGCAAGGAACAGGCGGGAACCGGATGTAACCCAATCGATGGGGTCAAATTCACGCTCTACAAGGTGGACGGCATCGACCTGACCACCCCGGGCGGCTGGGAAGCGACTAAGGGCCTGACGGCCCCGGAGTCGGGAACCACTGTCGGCAGCCACACCTCCACCGAGATCTCGGAGATGACCACGTCCAGTGGGGGACTCGCACGCTGGCAGAACCTCGATCTCGGGCTCTACCTGGTGGTCGAGACCGACACCGGTTCCCCCGACACCAAAGTCGTGCTCGGTAGCAAACCGTTCCTGGTCACCCTGCCCTACCACACCGATGACAACCAGTGGAACTACGACGTCCACGTGTACCCGAAGAACTCGGTGGCGGGCATTGAGAAAACCGTCGACGCATCGGTCGAGCAGGCGGGGTACAACGGCAACGACGTGAAATGGACCATCACCACCGACATCCCGCGCAGTGGACAGGGCACCGAGATCACGAGCTACGTCATCACCGACACCCTGCCGGCGGGCCTCACCCTCGACAACGACAAGACCGACCTTCGTCTCAATGACGGCACTGTTTTCGCGAACAATGTCGACTACTCGTGCACGGGTAACCTGACCTGTACCTTCACCTCGGACGGCATCGCAAAGCTGAAAGCCAACGGTGGAAAAAAAGTGGTCTTGACCCTGGTGACCGACGTCACGGATGTGGCGCAGGCCACCAACGGTGTTTTCACCAACAAGGCCAAGATGACCATCAACGGGATCGATTCCACCGAGAAAAGCGCCACCACCACGTGGGGTCAGCTCGCCGTCTACAAGTACGACGGAAGCAATGAGGGTTTCCTGAGCGGGGCCAAGTTCAAGCTTTGCAAGACTGAGGCCTGTCCGAACCAGGATGTTCTCCTCGCAGGACTGACCACCGGGCCCGACGGCAAGGTCCTCTTCCCCGTGGTGAGGCCGGACACCTACTACCTGGTCGAGGAGGAGGCCCCCGCGGGCTACGTCAAGGTTGGAGCCCAACAGGTCATCGTCGAGGCCGGTGTGACCGAGGCCCCGGCGCAGCCCACCTATCCCGGCAAGAACTACAAGCCGGTCGCGAACGTCAAGCAGACCGTTCCGCAGTTGCCCCTGACCGGTGGCATCGGCCAGGTCGCCCTGGCAGCCGGTGGCATCGGACTGCTGGTGATCGGTGGCGCGGTGATGATCCTCAGCCGGACTGCCGTCAAACGTAAGCAGAGCTGA